The Coregonus clupeaformis isolate EN_2021a chromosome 13, ASM2061545v1, whole genome shotgun sequence genome includes a region encoding these proteins:
- the LOC121579984 gene encoding uncharacterized protein LOC121579984 has protein sequence MILQFSNHSSCPCLFQMSVWWRVLFPLFFHTLCCVYPCCASPPGLLKAYSYSLKSTMCTHARVQQLLRRYKEEQLDNKQFEDRSLELQTLPSLSTDFYHWLQMKDWERLSAASRDLHTFWAHLDMKRREMEREEVGQGAAHGMGRRGKAKPTIPESIQCILTDLRDLMTKVNFQLRCVNSSSVSPISPPALTRAVSPPSSHQAPSKSLWTSRLEGYVILRDLERYLTKLARDFHLLKTKHRGPPGAQPRGR, from the exons ATGATTTTGCAGTTTAGCAATCACTCATCCTGTCCCTGTCTCTTCCAGATGTCTGTTTGGTGGCGGGTTCTGTTTCCCCTGTTCTTCCATACCCTCTGCTGTGTGTACCCATGTTGTGCGTCCCCTCCAGGCCTACTCAAGGCTTACTCATACTCCCTCAAATCCACCATGTGCACCCACGCCCGGGTACAGCAGCTGCTCAGGAGATAT AAGGAGGAGCAGTTGGATAACAAGCAGTTTGAGGACAGAAGTCTGGAGTTGCAGACCCTACCATCCCTCTCTACAGACTTCTACCACTGGCTTCAGATGaag GACTGGGAGCGTCTGAGTGCTGCCTCTCGAGACCTGCATACCTTCTGGGCTCACCTGGACATGAAGagaagggagatggagagggaggaggtgggacaGGGGGCAGCCCACGGGATGGGGCGCAGGGGCAAGGCTAAACCCACCATACCTGagagcatacagtgcattctgacagACCTGCGGGATCTCATGACCAAAGTCAACTTTCAG TTGAGATGTGTGAACAGCTCCAGCGTgagccccatctctcccccagcCCTGACCCGTGCAGTGagccctccctccagccaccagGCCCCATCAAAGTCCCTGTGGACCAGCCGCCTGGAGGGCTACGTCATCCTCAGGGACCTGGAGCGCTACCTCACTAAGCTGGCCAGAGACTTCCACCTCCTGAAGACCAAACACAGAGGTCCTCCAGGCGCCCAGCCCAGGGGTAGATAG
- the LOC121579983 gene encoding unconventional myosin-Ic-like isoform X2 encodes MESTLTARDRVGVQDFVLLENYTSEAAFIENLRRRFGEKLIYTYIGSVLVSVNPYKDLEIYSKAHMARYRGVSFYEISPHIYAVSDNTYRAMRTERRDQCILISGESGAGKTEASKKILQYYATTCPVTDHMSTLRDRLLQSNPVLEAFGNAKTLRNDNSSRFGKYMDVQFDFRGAPIGGHILNYLLEKSRVVHQNHGERNFHIFYQLLEGGEQDQLSKLGLERNAQKYHYLVKGCCPRVSSINDKNDWKTVRKALTVIGFHEEEVEDLLNIIASVLHLGNTQFGEGEDGETQITTEPQLKYLSKLLGVDGEALREALTHKKLTAKGEEMISPLSFEQAVAARDALAKAVYGRAFTWLVAKINQSLAFKDEVYNSSKGSSSVIGLLDIYGFEVFQHNSFEQFCINYCNEKLQQLFIKLTLKSEQEEYEAEGITWEPVKYFDNKIICDLVEEKHKGFISILDEECLRPGEPSDISFLEKLEDTLGGHAHFVTHKLANGKTRKAVGREEFRLIHYAGEVNYTVNGFLDKNNDLLYRNLKEVICQSDNQILSQCFHKEEVTDQKRPETAATQFKNSLAKLIEILMSKEPSYVRCIKPNDAKQSGRFDEALVRHQVKYLGLMENLRVRRAGFAYRRRYEAFLQRYKSLCPGTWPNWHGILADGVATLVQHLGYKPEEYKLGKTKIFIRFPKTLFTTEDALEARRPALALTLQTSWRGYRERAKYHRIRHAVLVIQSAWRGMKSRRKARRRRHAAEIIRKFIKGFIYRHYERSPENEYFLDHQRFSFLMTLVRNPPKSVLDKSWPIPPPSLTEASEHLCRLCMQNMMRAYCRRIQPEWKKQMEQKVVASQIFQDQKDSYPQSVPKLFVASRLDSEEFNLKVIQTLGNDKVKYGVAVTKYDRRGYKARPRQLLLTSSFAMLVAEAKLKQKIDYAALRSISVSSLSDGFMVLHVPSEDNKQKSDVVLQCDHVIEVVTKLATMADKKNKVNISQDSIKFAVARGKEGVIDFTSGPELKVAKGKKGHLLVTAPQLNPR; translated from the exons ATGGAGAGTACTCTGACAGCGCGGGACAGGGTGGGGGTGCAGGATTTTGTGCTGCTGGAGAACTACACCAGTGAGGCGGCCTTCATTGAGAACCTGCGCCGACGCTTTGGAGAGAAACTCATCTAT ACCTACATAGGGTCAGTGTTGGTGTCAGTGAACCCATACAAGGACCTGGAGATCTACTCCAAGGCACACATGGCGCGCTACCGAGGGGTCAGCTTCTACGAGATATCACCCCACAT CTATGCGGTGTCAGACAACACGTACCGGGCCATGCGGACTGAGAGGAGGGACCAGTGTATCCTGATCTCTGGGGAGAGTGGAGCAGGGAAGACTGAGGCCTCCAAGAAGATCCTCCAGTACTACGCCACTACCTGCCCTGTCACTGACCACATGAGCACGCTCCGGGACCGGCTGCTGCAGTCCAACCCTGTTCTGGAG gccttTGGTAATGCCAAAACATTGCGAAACGACAATTCCAGCCGCTTTGGAAAATACATGGATGTCCAGTTTGACTTCAGG GGGGCGCCGATAGGAGGCCACATCCTCAACTACCTACTGGAGAAGTCCCGTGTGGTGCACCAGAACCACGGAGAGAGGAACTTCCATATCTTCTACCAGCTGCTGGAGGGAGGAGAACAAGACCAGCTCAGCAAGCTGGGCCTGGAGAGAAACGCTCAGAAATACCACTACCtggtcaag GGTTGCTGTCCCAGGGTGAGCTCCATCAATGACAAGAATGACTGGAAAACAGTGAGGAAAGCCCTGACGGTCATCGGCTTCcatgaggaggaggtggag GATTTGTTGAATATAATCGCAAGTGTCCTCCATCTTGGGAACACTCAGTTTGGAGAAGGGGAGGATGGAGAAACCCAGATCACCACTGAGCCACAGCTCAAATACCTGTCCAAG CTGCTGGGTGTGGATGGAGAAGCGCTGAGAGAGGCTCTCACTCATAAGAAACTCACTGCCAAAGGGGAGGAG atgATAAGCCCGTTGAGTTTCGAGCAGGCTGTGGCAGCTCGTGATGCCTTGGCCAAAGCGGTGTACGGCCGTGCCTTCACCTGGCTGGTGGCAAAGATCAACCAGTCTCTGGCTTTCAAG GATGAAGTGTACAACAGCAGTAAGGGCTCGTCATCAGTCATAGGACTGCTGGATATCTACGGCTTTGAGGTCTTCCAACACAATAG TTTTGAGCAGTTCTGCATCAACTACTGCAATGAGAAGTTGCAGCAGCTGTTCATCAAGCTCACCCTCAAGTCTGAGCAGGAGGAGTACGAAGCAGAGGGCATCACT TGGGAGCCGGTGAAGTACTTTGACAACAAGATCATCTGTGACCTGGTGGAGGAGAAACACAAAGGCTTCATCTCCATCCTG GATGAGGAGTGTTTGAGACCAGGGGAGCCCAGTGATATCTCCTTCCTGGAGAAGCTCGAGGACACTTTGGGAGGCCATGCCCATTTTGTCAC TCACAAATTGGCGAATGGGAAGACTCGCAAGGCAGTGGGCAGGGaggagttcagactgattcattATGCAGGAGAGGTCAACTACACTGTCAATG GGTTTCTGGACAAAAACAATGACCTGCTCTACAGAAACCTGAAAGAG GTCATATGCCAGTCAGATAACCAGATCCTGAGTCAGTGCTTCCACAAAGAGGAAGTGACCGACCAAAAACGTCCAGAGACG GCTGCCACTCAGTTTAAGAACAGCCTGGCCAAACTGATAGAGATCCTGATGTCTAAGGAGCCATCCTATGTGCGCTGTATCAAACCCAACGATGCCAAGCAGTCAG GGAGGTTTGATGAGGCTCTGGTCAGACACCAGGTCAAATATCTGGGTCTGATGGAGAACCTGAGGGTCAGGAGAGCTGGCTTCGCCTACCGCCGACGCTACGAAGCCTTCCTACAGAG GTACAAGTCTCTGTGTCCCGGGACGTGGCCTAACTGGCACGGCATACTGGCTGATGGAGTTGCCACTCTGGTCCAACACCTGGGCTACAAACCAGAGGAATACAAACTGGGAAA GACCAAGATCTTCATCCGCTTCCCAAAGACTCTGTTCACCACTGAAGATGCCTTGGAGGCCAGGAGGCCTGCCCTTG CTCTCACCCTACAGACCTCATGGAGGGGCTACAGAGAGAGGGCCAAGTATCACCGCATCAGACACGCAG TGCTAGTGATCCAGTCTGCCTGGAGAGGGATGAAATCCCGCCGTAAGGCAAGGCGTCGCAGACACGCTGCTGAAATCATACGCAAGTTCATCAAGGGCTTCATCTACCGCCACTATGAGCGCTCTCCAGAGAACGAGTACTTCCTGGACCATCAGCGTTTCTCTTTCCTGATGACACTGGTTAGGAACCCGCCCAAGAGTGTCCTGGACAAGAGCTGGCCCATCCCCCCACCTAGCCTCACTGAG GCGTCGGAGCATCTGTGCAGGCTGTGTATGCAGAACATGATGCGGGCCTACTGCAGGAGGATCCAGCCggagtggaagaaacag ATGGAGCAGAAGGTGGTAGCCAGTCAGATCTTCCAGGACCAGAAGGACAGCTATCCCCAGAGTGTCCCTAAGCTGTTTGTTGCCTCCAGACTAG ACAGTGAGGAGTTCAACCTCAAAGTGATACAGACTCTGggcaatgacaaagtgaaa TATGGAGTTGCGGTGACTAAGTATGATAGGAGGGGTTACAAGGCGCGGCCTCGCCAGCtgctcctcacctcctccttcgCCATGCTGGTGGCTGAGGCCAAGCTGAAGCAGAAGATCGACTACGCGGCCCTGAGGA GCATCTCTGTGAGTTCTCTGAGTGATGGGTTCATGGTTCTGCACGTGCCCAGTGAGGACAACAAGCAGAAG AGTGATGTGGTGCTCCAGTGTGATCATGTGATCGAGGTGGTGACCAAGCTGGCCACCATGGCGGACAAGAAGAACAAGGTCAACATCAGCCAGGACAG TATTAAGTTTGCGGTGGCTCGGGGGAAGGAGGGGGTCATTGATTTCACCAGTGGACCAGAGCTGAAGGTGGCCAAAGGCAAGAAAGGACACCTGTTGGTG ACGGCTCCTCAACTCAACCCAAGATGA
- the LOC121579983 gene encoding unconventional myosin-Ic-like isoform X1 has translation MRYRGREVGGESGVHLVMESTLTARDRVGVQDFVLLENYTSEAAFIENLRRRFGEKLIYTYIGSVLVSVNPYKDLEIYSKAHMARYRGVSFYEISPHIYAVSDNTYRAMRTERRDQCILISGESGAGKTEASKKILQYYATTCPVTDHMSTLRDRLLQSNPVLEAFGNAKTLRNDNSSRFGKYMDVQFDFRGAPIGGHILNYLLEKSRVVHQNHGERNFHIFYQLLEGGEQDQLSKLGLERNAQKYHYLVKGCCPRVSSINDKNDWKTVRKALTVIGFHEEEVEDLLNIIASVLHLGNTQFGEGEDGETQITTEPQLKYLSKLLGVDGEALREALTHKKLTAKGEEMISPLSFEQAVAARDALAKAVYGRAFTWLVAKINQSLAFKDEVYNSSKGSSSVIGLLDIYGFEVFQHNSFEQFCINYCNEKLQQLFIKLTLKSEQEEYEAEGITWEPVKYFDNKIICDLVEEKHKGFISILDEECLRPGEPSDISFLEKLEDTLGGHAHFVTHKLANGKTRKAVGREEFRLIHYAGEVNYTVNGFLDKNNDLLYRNLKEVICQSDNQILSQCFHKEEVTDQKRPETAATQFKNSLAKLIEILMSKEPSYVRCIKPNDAKQSGRFDEALVRHQVKYLGLMENLRVRRAGFAYRRRYEAFLQRYKSLCPGTWPNWHGILADGVATLVQHLGYKPEEYKLGKTKIFIRFPKTLFTTEDALEARRPALALTLQTSWRGYRERAKYHRIRHAVLVIQSAWRGMKSRRKARRRRHAAEIIRKFIKGFIYRHYERSPENEYFLDHQRFSFLMTLVRNPPKSVLDKSWPIPPPSLTEASEHLCRLCMQNMMRAYCRRIQPEWKKQMEQKVVASQIFQDQKDSYPQSVPKLFVASRLDSEEFNLKVIQTLGNDKVKYGVAVTKYDRRGYKARPRQLLLTSSFAMLVAEAKLKQKIDYAALRSISVSSLSDGFMVLHVPSEDNKQKSDVVLQCDHVIEVVTKLATMADKKNKVNISQDSIKFAVARGKEGVIDFTSGPELKVAKGKKGHLLVTAPQLNPR, from the exons ATGAGGTATCGAGGCAGG gAGGTGGGAGGTGAGAGCGGAGTTCATCTAGTCATGGAGAGTACTCTGACAGCGCGGGACAGGGTGGGGGTGCAGGATTTTGTGCTGCTGGAGAACTACACCAGTGAGGCGGCCTTCATTGAGAACCTGCGCCGACGCTTTGGAGAGAAACTCATCTAT ACCTACATAGGGTCAGTGTTGGTGTCAGTGAACCCATACAAGGACCTGGAGATCTACTCCAAGGCACACATGGCGCGCTACCGAGGGGTCAGCTTCTACGAGATATCACCCCACAT CTATGCGGTGTCAGACAACACGTACCGGGCCATGCGGACTGAGAGGAGGGACCAGTGTATCCTGATCTCTGGGGAGAGTGGAGCAGGGAAGACTGAGGCCTCCAAGAAGATCCTCCAGTACTACGCCACTACCTGCCCTGTCACTGACCACATGAGCACGCTCCGGGACCGGCTGCTGCAGTCCAACCCTGTTCTGGAG gccttTGGTAATGCCAAAACATTGCGAAACGACAATTCCAGCCGCTTTGGAAAATACATGGATGTCCAGTTTGACTTCAGG GGGGCGCCGATAGGAGGCCACATCCTCAACTACCTACTGGAGAAGTCCCGTGTGGTGCACCAGAACCACGGAGAGAGGAACTTCCATATCTTCTACCAGCTGCTGGAGGGAGGAGAACAAGACCAGCTCAGCAAGCTGGGCCTGGAGAGAAACGCTCAGAAATACCACTACCtggtcaag GGTTGCTGTCCCAGGGTGAGCTCCATCAATGACAAGAATGACTGGAAAACAGTGAGGAAAGCCCTGACGGTCATCGGCTTCcatgaggaggaggtggag GATTTGTTGAATATAATCGCAAGTGTCCTCCATCTTGGGAACACTCAGTTTGGAGAAGGGGAGGATGGAGAAACCCAGATCACCACTGAGCCACAGCTCAAATACCTGTCCAAG CTGCTGGGTGTGGATGGAGAAGCGCTGAGAGAGGCTCTCACTCATAAGAAACTCACTGCCAAAGGGGAGGAG atgATAAGCCCGTTGAGTTTCGAGCAGGCTGTGGCAGCTCGTGATGCCTTGGCCAAAGCGGTGTACGGCCGTGCCTTCACCTGGCTGGTGGCAAAGATCAACCAGTCTCTGGCTTTCAAG GATGAAGTGTACAACAGCAGTAAGGGCTCGTCATCAGTCATAGGACTGCTGGATATCTACGGCTTTGAGGTCTTCCAACACAATAG TTTTGAGCAGTTCTGCATCAACTACTGCAATGAGAAGTTGCAGCAGCTGTTCATCAAGCTCACCCTCAAGTCTGAGCAGGAGGAGTACGAAGCAGAGGGCATCACT TGGGAGCCGGTGAAGTACTTTGACAACAAGATCATCTGTGACCTGGTGGAGGAGAAACACAAAGGCTTCATCTCCATCCTG GATGAGGAGTGTTTGAGACCAGGGGAGCCCAGTGATATCTCCTTCCTGGAGAAGCTCGAGGACACTTTGGGAGGCCATGCCCATTTTGTCAC TCACAAATTGGCGAATGGGAAGACTCGCAAGGCAGTGGGCAGGGaggagttcagactgattcattATGCAGGAGAGGTCAACTACACTGTCAATG GGTTTCTGGACAAAAACAATGACCTGCTCTACAGAAACCTGAAAGAG GTCATATGCCAGTCAGATAACCAGATCCTGAGTCAGTGCTTCCACAAAGAGGAAGTGACCGACCAAAAACGTCCAGAGACG GCTGCCACTCAGTTTAAGAACAGCCTGGCCAAACTGATAGAGATCCTGATGTCTAAGGAGCCATCCTATGTGCGCTGTATCAAACCCAACGATGCCAAGCAGTCAG GGAGGTTTGATGAGGCTCTGGTCAGACACCAGGTCAAATATCTGGGTCTGATGGAGAACCTGAGGGTCAGGAGAGCTGGCTTCGCCTACCGCCGACGCTACGAAGCCTTCCTACAGAG GTACAAGTCTCTGTGTCCCGGGACGTGGCCTAACTGGCACGGCATACTGGCTGATGGAGTTGCCACTCTGGTCCAACACCTGGGCTACAAACCAGAGGAATACAAACTGGGAAA GACCAAGATCTTCATCCGCTTCCCAAAGACTCTGTTCACCACTGAAGATGCCTTGGAGGCCAGGAGGCCTGCCCTTG CTCTCACCCTACAGACCTCATGGAGGGGCTACAGAGAGAGGGCCAAGTATCACCGCATCAGACACGCAG TGCTAGTGATCCAGTCTGCCTGGAGAGGGATGAAATCCCGCCGTAAGGCAAGGCGTCGCAGACACGCTGCTGAAATCATACGCAAGTTCATCAAGGGCTTCATCTACCGCCACTATGAGCGCTCTCCAGAGAACGAGTACTTCCTGGACCATCAGCGTTTCTCTTTCCTGATGACACTGGTTAGGAACCCGCCCAAGAGTGTCCTGGACAAGAGCTGGCCCATCCCCCCACCTAGCCTCACTGAG GCGTCGGAGCATCTGTGCAGGCTGTGTATGCAGAACATGATGCGGGCCTACTGCAGGAGGATCCAGCCggagtggaagaaacag ATGGAGCAGAAGGTGGTAGCCAGTCAGATCTTCCAGGACCAGAAGGACAGCTATCCCCAGAGTGTCCCTAAGCTGTTTGTTGCCTCCAGACTAG ACAGTGAGGAGTTCAACCTCAAAGTGATACAGACTCTGggcaatgacaaagtgaaa TATGGAGTTGCGGTGACTAAGTATGATAGGAGGGGTTACAAGGCGCGGCCTCGCCAGCtgctcctcacctcctccttcgCCATGCTGGTGGCTGAGGCCAAGCTGAAGCAGAAGATCGACTACGCGGCCCTGAGGA GCATCTCTGTGAGTTCTCTGAGTGATGGGTTCATGGTTCTGCACGTGCCCAGTGAGGACAACAAGCAGAAG AGTGATGTGGTGCTCCAGTGTGATCATGTGATCGAGGTGGTGACCAAGCTGGCCACCATGGCGGACAAGAAGAACAAGGTCAACATCAGCCAGGACAG TATTAAGTTTGCGGTGGCTCGGGGGAAGGAGGGGGTCATTGATTTCACCAGTGGACCAGAGCTGAAGGTGGCCAAAGGCAAGAAAGGACACCTGTTGGTG ACGGCTCCTCAACTCAACCCAAGATGA